Part of the Anopheles coluzzii chromosome 3, AcolN3, whole genome shotgun sequence genome is shown below.
TGCGTAGCTTCTCCTCGAGCGCTGCCGTCTCGACGCACTTCATCGAGTACTTCTCGGAGAGGGACAGGATCTCGAGTCGAACTTCTTCGAGTTCTTGCCTGCAACGGTGGAGAGGAGGCGGTGGAGTTTAGCTAACGGGTGCTTTTGTAATTTAAACTTTTAATAGCAACTTACTCCTTCTCGCGGTACGTTTGTGGCGGTTGGCCGCCCTTCTGGAACTGCTTGAGGAACTCCTGCTTGAAGCGCGTCACCTCCCGCTGCACCTCATTCTGGTGTGCTTTCTTCATGGCGTCGAGTGCTGCCAGCGTTGCCTGCAAAGTGTTGCGAAATTAGTTTCATCTTCAAAACGGGTTTCTTCTCAACTCCACCATCTTACCTGTGTTTCTTCGGCCAGCGCTTGTTCCTTCTCCAGAATGAGCTTAGCGATCTCCTGCTGGTGCTTTTCCTCCAGATCGTGAATGATGCGCTTGTGCGAAGCTTCCATCGCAGCCAGTCCCTTCTCGCAGAGTGCCTGCAAACACACGTGGAACAGTGAAATGAAATCTTCCCGCAAATGTGCGCCTAAATGCAGGCAACACCGCACAACACCTTACCCGCAACTGCTCGATTTCGGCCTGGTAGCGCGACCGCAAGCTATCCTCATCGTCCCGGTCCTTCTGCGAGTCCAGCTCGTTCGCCATCTGCTGCTCCCGGTAGGCGGCGTGCAGATTATCCACCTGCTGCGCATGCTCCGCCTCCACCATCTCTAGGTGCTTCTCCAGCTTCTTCGCGTGGTCCTGCTCCTTGCGCATCTGCTCGTACAGATAGTCCCGCTCCTTCTCCAGCTCCGCGTACTCGGCCGCCGTTTTGCGACAGCTGCCCGCCAGCTCCTCGCACCGGTCCTTCAGCGTGCGCGCCTTCTTGCACTCCTGGTCGTAGCTGTCGAGCAGATCCTCGATCTCCTTGTCCTTCTCGTTGCTGGCCGCGTCCAGCCGCGTCAAACGCACCGACAGCTCGTGcagctccttctccttctgctTCAGCAGGTTGCGCTCGTTGTTGAGCCGCTCGAGCAGCTCCGCCCGTTCGCCGTCGATCGCCCGtatgcgctgctgctgctcgtcgaTACGGCGCTGCAGTGCGGCCAGCTTTGCCTCGTGCTGCTGCCGAACCGTGCCGAGCTCGCGCTCGTGCTCTTCCGTCAGCTGGAGGAGTCGATCCTGCAGCCGGCCGCACTGGTCGCTGCGCGACTGCAGCTGCTTCGCCGCACTGATCAGCGAATCGATGCGCTGCTGAATCTCCACGCAGCGCGCGTGAATGCTGCGCAGGCTGTCCACGTCGATGGCGCTGGCCGCACCGGCATTCCCACTGTCCGGGTGTAGCGTGGCCTGCAGCGCCACGACCGATCGCTCCAGCTCGTTCAGTATCGCCGACACCTCCTTCACCTCCGCCTTGTTGAGCGCGTGCTCGCTGGTGAAGTACTTGTACATGAAGTTAAAGTCCGCCTCGGCCAGGATGTCGTCCGCGTTCGCGACCTCCAGATCGGCGGTCAGGTCCGTGTACAGGTTCTCGTACTGCTTGAGCGCGGCCACGCTGAACACTCGCTCGCACGGTTCGTCCAACGCATCCGTGGGCTGGGCGGGCTTTTTCGGCACGTAGTCACCCTTCAGCACGTGGACGCGCGCATCGATCAGCGCCTTGTGCGCGACAATGTCCGCAAACTCGGCTAGCAGCTGGCGCCCCTCGCTCGGCTTTCGCTCCTGCTCGAGGTGCAGTCGCCACTGGCCGCGCTTCATCTTGGCGAGCGTTTCCTCGTAGCACTCGGTCAGCTGCCGGACGGCCGCATCCATCTCGCGGCGCAGCGCTTCGTGTACTGCGTCCGCGAACGTTTCGAACGTGATGCGTTCCTGCGTGGACAGTGCGTACCCGAAGGCGGGCGCCAGCGAACCCTCGTACCGCTGCGCGTTGCGCATCATGATGTGCGCGATCTCGGACTGCACCAGCTCGGCATTGACCGCTTCCTGGGCCTGGCGCCAGGCTTCCTGCACCGCGCCCTGCACCGTCTCGTGCGAGGACGCAATGTAGGAGAGCGTTTCGGCCGCCAGCCCGTACGCCAGGTTCTCCATGATTGTCGTTTGGTAGCGTTTCGCGATCAGGTGCACCTCGTTCTGCTGGCGCAGTAGATCGTCCAGCATGGCGGTACCGATCGGGGGGAAGGAGAGCGACCGCATCGTGCTGGTGCGGCCGGCAGACAGCATTAGCTTGCGGGCGAGCACACTGGCCAGCACGTCGGCACTGCTGCTCGGTCGCACCACGCACTTGCCGGACAGCTTTGCCTTCAGCATCGACATCAGCTGGACGGTTTCGCACACCTCCACCTTCGTTTGGCGTTCCTCGAACTCGGCTAGATTTTCTGCCCGCTCGAGGGCGTGCCGCAGCCGGCCGAAGCAAACACTCTCGAACGCAATCCGCTCCGCCAGCAGCTCCATGTCCTTGCGCTGCGTGAGTCCGTTCGTTTCGCGCAGCATGCGCCGCTGCTTGAGCAGATCCGCCAGCTTGCCCTTGAGCTGTGCCTCCAGCTGATCCAGTGCCAGCTTGATGGGGTTCGATTCGGGCAGCACAATCACGCTGCCGTAGCCCGTGCCCTCGACCGGCACGACACAGTTGTCGCAACTCTCACGCAACAGCTTCGACACCTCGGCCAGACAGCGCTCGATAAATTTGTACGAATCCTTCCGGTCCGCCGCTGGCGATACGGAACGTCGCGAGCGGGAAGTGCGCAGACTCTGGAACTGCTGTGCACTTTGGTCGATCAGTTCGCGTACCGATACCACCACACCCTCCAGACTCTTGAGCCGGTCGAGCAGATGCTCCGGCACCGGTTTGGCACCCGTGCTCGATGTACTGGCCGTCTCACACTCACTGACCTCGGGCGGCTTGGTCACTGGCAGTCCAACGGCCTGCACGTTCTCGACGCGCTTTTCCAGATTGTTCAGCCGCAGCACGACCTGCATCGGTTGCGCGGACAGCGTGGCACTGTCCAGACTTTTCCTGCGCAGCCGGGTAGACGACGAACGGCGCACCGGTTGCGCAGCTTCCGGCGTCGCAAGCTCCACGGTCGCCTTcgccaccggcagcagcacaccGCCACTTTCGAGCGCATCGATCTTGCTCTCCAGCTCGGACACCTTCTCCTCCAGCTCCTTCTGGATCGAGAGCGACTCCTTGCCCTTGAGCGACAGCGATCGGCGCTTCTCCGATCGGATCGCTTTCTGCTTCAGCAGCCGAACTTGCTTTTCCGCCGCCGTGTACTTGTTCGTCATGTCCTGGATCCGATCGGCCATCATGCGCGACTGCGCATCATGCTCGGTCGCCTGTCGGTCGAGCTCCTTGCGCATCGTGGCGTACGCTATTTCCAGCTCATCGTACAGTCCATGCGCGTCCTTCAGCTCGCGCTTCATCGCCTTCAGTTCGCTGACGGCACGCTCGAAGCGGGCGCGCAGCTCCCGGTACTCGTCCGCCAGCATGTCCCGGTCGAGCTGGGTCGGATCGATCGCGGTCAGGCAGGTGAGATCGCTGAACGAGTCCATGCGCTTGATGCGACCGCTCCGTGCCACGGCCAGACTGCACAAGCTCGACGCTGGGCTTGTACCGGGTGCGGCAATCCCGCACTCCTGCAACCGCCTGTACAGCGACTCGTTCTCCTCGATGCCCCGGGCCAGCCGCTCCTCGAGCTCCTTCGTCGTGTCCCGGCTCTTGGACAGCTCGTGCGTGATGCGGTCGATTATGTCCTGCCCCGCGGCCCGGCTGTCCTGCAGCTGCACCATCAGCTTCTCGCGGTTCTCCTCCAGCTCACGCTTGCGCGTCAGCTCCTGCTCGGTGCGCTCGAGCGTGGTCAGCAGCTCGGACATGCGCGCTTCCCGCTCGTGCGTTTCCTCGCGCAGCATCGCCAGCTCCTTCTCGGCCGCCTGcagccgcagctgcagctcctTCTCCAGCCCGCTACCGTCCTCCTCCTGCACCGTGTGGAACGGGGCCAGCGGGACCGGCGCCTCCGACTCGATGGTGCTGCGCCGTGAGCTCGGTGGCGACGAGCGGCTGCGCTTGTGGAgccgctggtgctgctggtgctgctgctgactttGGGTCGACAGTGGCGGGTTCGTTCTTAACCTATCTTTGGTACGCATTGCCAGCGGCACCACCGACGGCGGTGAGGGCGACACCGGCGATCCCCACTGGTCGCCGACACTATCCCGCCGGCCACCCTCCGACGCCGTCCGGTACTCCTCGTCCGACGAGAACAGCAACGATTTGGGCGTGAGGGGCGTGACGGGCGactgcagcaccaccaccgacgaCTGTTGCTTTGGTTGAGGCTGACTACTGCTAGTACTACTGCTATTACTACTGCTATGGGTGGAGGTGTTggttgtgttggtggtggtgttggtgttggtggtggtggaggcgtTCATGGCGCTCTTGTCCTCCGGCGGTGTGCTGGCACTGTTCGACTGTTCGGTAAGGTTGCGGGCAGCCGTCAGATGCACGATCACGTCCTTGGGCGCCTTGTCCACGACATCTTCGCCCGCGGTTGGACTTGCCGCCAGCGGTACGACTCCCTCAATCAGCAGGTGCCCATTCGTgccactgttgttgttgttcttttcgagcagtttgccCCGCTTCAGCTTCGGCTTGTGCTCGATCGCGTCGCCGAGCAGCTCGCTGATCTCGAGCGAACTGGGCGTGGCCGGGGACGGCGGGGGCGACTTGTCCGCTAACGTTTTGAAGTTGTCGTCGTTCTGGTTGGACAGCTCGAGCGTCGCCTTGGTCGGTGGCAGACCGGCCGCGTTCTTCAGCACGTTGATCCAGTTGTTGCGCACGTTGATCGTCACGGCGGACAGCACGATCCGGTGGTTGTCCCAGGTCTGTGGGAAGAATtagtgtgtgtggtgaaaaTATCGCTCGATCGCTTGCGCGTTTGAAGCTACTTACCGTCAGCTGAAAGCCGTAGCCCTTGTTGACCGGCACCTCGGCGATGCCGGTAATGCTGTTCACGTCCAGCACACCGTCCAGCACGCCCTTCTCCTCGGCGACCGGGTCGCGGTAGTAGAACAGGGCGGCGCCGCGCAGCGTAAACCAATGCTTGCTCCAGTCGCCCGCCCGCCCGTCCTGCTTCAGCAGCCAGCCCTTCTTCGCGTGCAGCAGATCGGCGTCCGGGCCGCGGTGCTCCGAGTTCTTGCCCAGGTAGCTAGCGGGCGCATCGTCGGCCCCACAGTCGCCGTCCGGATCGCCCCGCTCGTGCGTTTGACTAGGCTTCAGCTTCGGACTAGttgcgttggtggtggtggtggtgggcggTGGCAGGTGCAGTGCCCCGAGTGGTGGCACCGGACAACCCGTCGATCCCTTGCCGGTGAGCGACGTGGGGATCTTTTTCACAATGGCTGACACGATCGCGGGCGCACTGGACGGGAGGGTGAGCGAGTGGGGCCGCATCTGGAGCGGTGTAC
Proteins encoded:
- the LOC120957121 gene encoding protein outspread-like isoform X5 codes for the protein MGSRNIECRKFSPNIFNKSKCTHCFRQREEHSAAALECNRATRKVSKRGYLFVAPWDWDFSNPVYRTKRWQRRWFVLYDDGELTYSVDEHPETIPQAIIDMTKVLEVTTADNITSHPHSIAITAPDRVTFVKGTCPEESKWWFNVLVAFPKSKGRHKRNATFPGGQATTILQAQMYNEVQSPISAKSNTPPGRDKLTLQLDGGKAQPRLRTRHRSSVDVSDSAAKCLLLDGGVGISGTELRSRDEPKLKDIANTITNVNRWSSPCITDSLSLTAADHHNHHQPTSPRDENTIPPQYTNGTNGGVGGGGGGGGGGTGGGSTGGTGGTPASVGGGGTPLQMRPHSLTLPSSAPAIVSAIVKKIPTSLTGKGSTGCPVPPLGALHLPPPTTTTTNATSPKLKPSQTHERGDPDGDCGADDAPASYLGKNSEHRGPDADLLHAKKGWLLKQDGRAGDWSKHWFTLRGAALFYYRDPVAEEKGVLDGVLDVNSITGIAEVPVNKGYGFQLTTWDNHRIVLSAVTINVRNNWINVLKNAAGLPPTKATLELSNQNDDNFKTLADKSPPPSPATPSSLEISELLGDAIEHKPKLKRGKLLEKNNNNSGTNGHLLIEGVVPLAASPTAGEDVVDKAPKDVIVHLTAARNLTEQSNSASTPPEDKSAMNASTTTNTNTTTNTTNTSTHSSSNSSSTSSSQPQPKQQSSVVVLQSPVTPLTPKSLLFSSDEEYRTASEGGRRDSVGDQWGSPVSPSPPSVVPLAMRTKDRLRTNPPLSTQSQQQHQQHQRLHKRSRSSPPSSRRSTIESEAPVPLAPFHTVQEEDGSGLEKELQLRLQAAEKELAMLREETHEREARMSELLTTLERTEQELTRKRELEENREKLMVQLQDSRAAGQDIIDRITHELSKSRDTTKELEERLARGIEENESLYRRLQECGIAAPGTSPASSLCSLAVARSGRIKRMDSFSDLTCLTAIDPTQLDRDMLADEYRELRARFERAVSELKAMKRELKDAHGLYDELEIAYATMRKELDRQATEHDAQSRMMADRIQDMTNKYTAAEKQVRLLKQKAIRSEKRRSLSLKGKESLSIQKELEEKVSELESKIDALESGGVLLPVAKATVELATPEAAQPVRRSSSTRLRRKSLDSATLSAQPMQVVLRLNNLEKRVENVQAVGLPVTKPPEVSECETASTSSTGAKPVPEHLLDRLKSLEGVVVSVRELIDQSAQQFQSLRTSRSRRSVSPAADRKDSYKFIERCLAEVSKLLRESCDNCVVPVEGTGYGSVIVLPESNPIKLALDQLEAQLKGKLADLLKQRRMLRETNGLTQRKDMELLAERIAFESVCFGRLRHALERAENLAEFEERQTKVEVCETVQLMSMLKAKLSGKCVVRPSSSADVLASVLARKLMLSAGRTSTMRSLSFPPIGTAMLDDLLRQQNEVHLIAKRYQTTIMENLAYGLAAETLSYIASSHETVQGAVQEAWRQAQEAVNAELVQSEIAHIMMRNAQRYEGSLAPAFGYALSTQERITFETFADAVHEALRREMDAAVRQLTECYEETLAKMKRGQWRLHLEQERKPSEGRQLLAEFADIVAHKALIDARVHVLKGDYVPKKPAQPTDALDEPCERVFSVAALKQYENLYTDLTADLEVANADDILAEADFNFMYKYFTSEHALNKAEVKEVSAILNELERSVVALQATLHPDSGNAGAASAIDVDSLRSIHARCVEIQQRIDSLISAAKQLQSRSDQCGRLQDRLLQLTEEHERELGTVRQQHEAKLAALQRRIDEQQQRIRAIDGERAELLERLNNERNLLKQKEKELHELSVRLTRLDAASNEKDKEIEDLLDSYDQECKKARTLKDRCEELAGSCRKTAAEYAELEKERDYLYEQMRKEQDHAKKLEKHLEMVEAEHAQQVDNLHAAYREQQMANELDSQKDRDDEDSLRSRYQAEIEQLRALCEKGLAAMEASHKRIIHDLEEKHQQEIAKLILEKEQALAEETQATLAALDAMKKAHQNEVQREVTRFKQEFLKQFQKGGQPPQTYREKEQELEEVRLEILSLSEKYSMKCVETAALEEKLRNATQQLKCSQQHIQQLDVRNKQLRAHFVSNQPEETSSAPPTSSVVTPKDTNLFTSNSTQQLQQHLESSPPRSTSALRTATGHGSPTTPTPTTPTTIVPSSVPIEPTSAPPPLELLDLRECQHLLNNNKKESHPRLKFTEAGAKLGVAPIFSTSSTTVGTSAPGTAIVNDSVNLASSTNNNRAKVLSSKQLNMNLISGGSGPLSPTGPPTPHPVALTLPLIASATFKHSNLHRNHQTAIANNAPACGGNGSSNHNNNNNNTNHLINLNNNHIHSNNNNNYHF
- the LOC120957121 gene encoding protein outspread-like isoform X1 → MGSRNIECRKFSPNIFNKSKCTHCFRQREEHSAAALECNRATRKVSKRGYLFVAPWDWDFSNPVYRTKRWQRRWFVLYDDGELTYSVDEHPETIPQAIIDMTKVLEVTTADNITSHPHSIAITAPDRVTFVKGTCPEESKWWFNVLVAFPKSKGRHKRNATFPGGQATTILQAQMYNEVQSPISAKSNTPPGRDKLTLQLDGGKAQPRLRTRHRSSVDVSDSAAKCLLLDGGVGISGTELRSRDEPKLKDIANTITNVNRWSSPCITDSLSLTAADHHNHHQPTSPRDENTIPPQYTNGTNGGVGGGGGGGGGGTGGGSTGGTGGTPASVGGGGTPLQMRPHSLTLPSSAPAIVSAIVKKIPTSLTGKGSTGCPVPPLGALHLPPPTTTTTNATSPKLKPSQTHERGDPDGDCGADDAPASYLGKNSEHRGPDADLLHAKKGWLLKQDGRAGDWSKHWFTLRGAALFYYRDPVAEEKGVLDGVLDVNSITGIAEVPVNKGYGFQLTTWDNHRIVLSAVTINVRNNWINVLKNAAGLPPTKATLELSNQNDDNFKTLADKSPPPSPATPSSLEISELLGDAIEHKPKLKRGKLLEKNNNNSGTNGHLLIEGVVPLAASPTAGEDVVDKAPKDVIVHLTAARNLTEQSNSASTPPEDKSAMNASTTTNTNTTTNTTNTSTHSSSNSSSTSSSQPQPKQQSSVVVLQSPVTPLTPKSLLFSSDEEYRTASEGGRRDSVGDQWGSPVSPSPPSVVPLAMRTKDRLRTNPPLSTQSQQQHQQHQRLHKRSRSSPPSSRRSTIESEAPVPLAPFHTVQEEDGSGLEKELQLRLQAAEKELAMLREETHEREARMSELLTTLERTEQELTRKRELEENREKLMVQLQDSRAAGQDIIDRITHELSKSRDTTKELEERLARGIEENESLYRRLQECGIAAPGTSPASSLCSLAVARSGRIKRMDSFSDLTCLTAIDPTQLDRDMLADEYRELRARFERAVSELKAMKRELKDAHGLYDELEIAYATMRKELDRQATEHDAQSRMMADRIQDMTNKYTAAEKQVRLLKQKAIRSEKRRSLSLKGKESLSIQKELEEKVSELESKIDALESGGVLLPVAKATVELATPEAAQPVRRSSSTRLRRKSLDSATLSAQPMQVVLRLNNLEKRVENVQAVGLPVTKPPEVSECETASTSSTGAKPVPEHLLDRLKSLEGVVVSVRELIDQSAQQFQSLRTSRSRRSVSPAADRKDSYKFIERCLAEVSKLLRESCDNCVVPVEGTGYGSVIVLPESNPIKLALDQLEAQLKGKLADLLKQRRMLRETNGLTQRKDMELLAERIAFESVCFGRLRHALERAENLAEFEERQTKVEVCETVQLMSMLKAKLSGKCVVRPSSSADVLASVLARKLMLSAGRTSTMRSLSFPPIGTAMLDDLLRQQNEVHLIAKRYQTTIMENLAYGLAAETLSYIASSHETVQGAVQEAWRQAQEAVNAELVQSEIAHIMMRNAQRYEGSLAPAFGYALSTQERITFETFADAVHEALRREMDAAVRQLTECYEETLAKMKRGQWRLHLEQERKPSEGRQLLAEFADIVAHKALIDARVHVLKGDYVPKKPAQPTDALDEPCERVFSVAALKQYENLYTDLTADLEVANADDILAEADFNFMYKYFTSEHALNKAEVKEVSAILNELERSVVALQATLHPDSGNAGAASAIDVDSLRSIHARCVEIQQRIDSLISAAKQLQSRSDQCGRLQDRLLQLTEEHERELGTVRQQHEAKLAALQRRIDEQQQRIRAIDGERAELLERLNNERNLLKQKEKELHELSVRLTRLDAASNEKDKEIEDLLDSYDQECKKARTLKDRCEELAGSCRKTAAEYAELEKERDYLYEQMRKEQDHAKKLEKHLEMVEAEHAQQVDNLHAAYREQQMANELDSQKDRDDEDSLRSRYQAEIEQLRALCEKGLAAMEASHKRIIHDLEEKHQQEIAKLILEKEQALAEETQATLAALDAMKKAHQNEVQREVTRFKQEFLKQFQKGGQPPQTYREKEQELEEVRLEILSLSEKYSMKCVETAALEEKLRNATQQLKCSQQHIQQLDVRNKQLRAHFVSNQPEETSSAPPTSSVVTPKDTNLFTSNSTQQLQQHLESSPPRSTSALRTATGHGSPTTPTPTTPTTIVPSSVPIEPTSAPPPLELLDLRECQHLLNNNKKESHPRLKFTEAGAKLGVAPIFSTSSTTVGTSAPGTAIVNDSVNLASSTNNNRAKVLSSKQLNMNLISGGSGPLSPTGPPTPHPVALTLPLIASATFKHSNLHRNHQTAIANNAPACGGNGSSNHNNNNNNTNHLINLNNNHIHSNNNNNVSNLNNNNNNNNNNNNDNDSMHELKPSTKLCSPPPLDERDVEQQIHRFELEI
- the LOC120957121 gene encoding protein outspread-like isoform X4, which translates into the protein MGSRNIECRKFSPNIFNKSKCTHCFRQREEHSAAALECNRATRKVSKRGYLFVAPWDWDFSNPVYRTKRWQRRWFVLYDDGELTYSVDEHPETIPQAIIDMTKVLEVTTADNITSHPHSIAITAPDRVTFVKGTCPEESKWWFNVLVAFPKSKGRHKRNATFPGGQATTILQAQSEQDDIDSGIDSHIEPGAAAKCLLLDGGVGISGTELRSRDEPKLKDIANTITNVNRWSSPCITDSLSLTAADHHNHHQPTSPRDENTIPPQYTNGTNGGVGGGGGGGGGGTGGGSTGGTGGTPASVGGGGTPLQMRPHSLTLPSSAPAIVSAIVKKIPTSLTGKGSTGCPVPPLGALHLPPPTTTTTNATSPKLKPSQTHERGDPDGDCGADDAPASYLGKNSEHRGPDADLLHAKKGWLLKQDGRAGDWSKHWFTLRGAALFYYRDPVAEEKGVLDGVLDVNSITGIAEVPVNKGYGFQLTTWDNHRIVLSAVTINVRNNWINVLKNAAGLPPTKATLELSNQNDDNFKTLADKSPPPSPATPSSLEISELLGDAIEHKPKLKRGKLLEKNNNNSGTNGHLLIEGVVPLAASPTAGEDVVDKAPKDVIVHLTAARNLTEQSNSASTPPEDKSAMNASTTTNTNTTTNTTNTSTHSSSNSSSTSSSQPQPKQQSSVVVLQSPVTPLTPKSLLFSSDEEYRTASEGGRRDSVGDQWGSPVSPSPPSVVPLAMRTKDRLRTNPPLSTQSQQQHQQHQRLHKRSRSSPPSSRRSTIESEAPVPLAPFHTVQEEDGSGLEKELQLRLQAAEKELAMLREETHEREARMSELLTTLERTEQELTRKRELEENREKLMVQLQDSRAAGQDIIDRITHELSKSRDTTKELEERLARGIEENESLYRRLQECGIAAPGTSPASSLCSLAVARSGRIKRMDSFSDLTCLTAIDPTQLDRDMLADEYRELRARFERAVSELKAMKRELKDAHGLYDELEIAYATMRKELDRQATEHDAQSRMMADRIQDMTNKYTAAEKQVRLLKQKAIRSEKRRSLSLKGKESLSIQKELEEKVSELESKIDALESGGVLLPVAKATVELATPEAAQPVRRSSSTRLRRKSLDSATLSAQPMQVVLRLNNLEKRVENVQAVGLPVTKPPEVSECETASTSSTGAKPVPEHLLDRLKSLEGVVVSVRELIDQSAQQFQSLRTSRSRRSVSPAADRKDSYKFIERCLAEVSKLLRESCDNCVVPVEGTGYGSVIVLPESNPIKLALDQLEAQLKGKLADLLKQRRMLRETNGLTQRKDMELLAERIAFESVCFGRLRHALERAENLAEFEERQTKVEVCETVQLMSMLKAKLSGKCVVRPSSSADVLASVLARKLMLSAGRTSTMRSLSFPPIGTAMLDDLLRQQNEVHLIAKRYQTTIMENLAYGLAAETLSYIASSHETVQGAVQEAWRQAQEAVNAELVQSEIAHIMMRNAQRYEGSLAPAFGYALSTQERITFETFADAVHEALRREMDAAVRQLTECYEETLAKMKRGQWRLHLEQERKPSEGRQLLAEFADIVAHKALIDARVHVLKGDYVPKKPAQPTDALDEPCERVFSVAALKQYENLYTDLTADLEVANADDILAEADFNFMYKYFTSEHALNKAEVKEVSAILNELERSVVALQATLHPDSGNAGAASAIDVDSLRSIHARCVEIQQRIDSLISAAKQLQSRSDQCGRLQDRLLQLTEEHERELGTVRQQHEAKLAALQRRIDEQQQRIRAIDGERAELLERLNNERNLLKQKEKELHELSVRLTRLDAASNEKDKEIEDLLDSYDQECKKARTLKDRCEELAGSCRKTAAEYAELEKERDYLYEQMRKEQDHAKKLEKHLEMVEAEHAQQVDNLHAAYREQQMANELDSQKDRDDEDSLRSRYQAEIEQLRALCEKGLAAMEASHKRIIHDLEEKHQQEIAKLILEKEQALAEETQATLAALDAMKKAHQNEVQREVTRFKQEFLKQFQKGGQPPQTYREKEQELEEVRLEILSLSEKYSMKCVETAALEEKLRNATQQLKCSQQHIQQLDVRNKQLRAHFVSNQPEETSSAPPTSSVVTPKDTNLFTSNSTQQLQQHLESSPPRSTSALRTATGHGSPTTPTPTTPTTIVPSSVPIEPTSAPPPLELLDLRECQHLLNNNKKESHPRLKFTEAGAKLGVAPIFSTSSTTVGTSAPGTAIVNDSVNLASSTNNNRAKVLSSKQLNMNLISGGSGPLSPTGPPTPHPVALTLPLIASATFKHSNLHRNHQTAIANNAPACGGNGSSNHNNNNNNTNHLINLNNNHIHSNNNNNVSNLNNNNNNNNNNNNDNDSMHELKPSTKLCSPPPLDERDVEQQIHRFELEI